Below is a genomic region from Microbacterium esteraromaticum.
GCATCTCCGACGCGCTCGCCCGGGCGCGCTGCTGCGTCGGAGCCATCGGCCCATTCGGGTTCATCCCGGCGTGTTCGCGGTGAACACGCCGTCCCGGCGCCGTGTCGTCTGGCATCTCCGACGCGCTCGCCCGGCCGCGGGGCGAAGGGCGTCAGACCACTCCGGCCTCGTACGCCAGGATCACCAGGTGTATCCGGTCACGTGCACCGAGTTTTGCGAGCACCCGCCCGACGTGCGTCTTCACGGTCGACTCGCTGAGGAAGAACCGCTCGGCGATCTCTCCGTTCGTCAGCCCCTGCGCGATGGCGGCGAACACCTCCCGCTCGCGTTCGGTCAGCTCGGCCGTCGGATCGGCGACGGCGCCGGATGCCGGGCCGCCGGCGTCCAGCTGCCCCGAGACCCTGTCGAGCAGCGCCCTCGTGACCCGCGGCGCGAGCACTCCGTCGCCGCGGTGGACGGCGCGCACCGCCGAGAGCAGCTCGTGCCGCTCGGCATCCTTCAGCAGGAATCCGCTCGCGCCCGCCCTGATCGCCGCGAACGCGTACTCGTCGAGGTCGAAAGTGGTCAGCACGAGCACACGTGTGTCAGGGTGGCTGCGCACGATGGCATCCGTCGCCGCTATGCCGTCGATCCCCGGCATCCGCACGTCCATCAGCACCACATCGGGGCGCAGGGTCGCCGCCCGCGCGATCGCCTCCGCCCCGTCGCCTGCCTCGCCGACGACCTCGAGATCGGCCTCGGCGTCGAGCACCATTCGGAATCCGAGGCGGATCAGCGCCTGGTCGTCGACGAGAAGAAGACGGATCGGCTCGGTCACTGCTCTGCTCCCTCGAACGACTCCCGGCTTCGGTGCGGCAGCTCGGCGCGCAGCATCCATCGCCCCTCGCCCGCCGGAGCCGACACGACGGTCCCGCCGAGGACGGATGCCCGCTCGGCGAGGCCCCGCAGGCCGAACCCGCCGGTGGCTGCGGCGCGCGTGACGCCGTCGTTCACGATCTCGATCACCAGGGGCGACGCGTCATGGTCGATGCGCACGTCGACCGCGGTGGCCCCCGGCGCGTGGCGGATGGCGTTGGTGACGCCCTCCTGCACGATGCGTCCGACGGCGAAACGCACCGCCGGCGCGGAGTCCGGTTCACCGCGAACGGCCAGAGATGCGGGGAATCCTGCATCCCTGGCGGCGGCCACCGTCTCGGCGGGGCTGACCGGCTCGAGGGGGCGAGCGGAGCGTGCGGATCGCCGTCGCGCAGCACCCCGAGCATCGATCTCATCTCGGCGAGCGCAGAGCGGGCGGTGCGAGCCGCGGCGAGCGACGCGTCGCGCGAGCGGCTCCGATCGTCGGTGGCCGCGGCCCCCTCGGACAGCGCGACGACGACGGTCAGCGAATGCGACACGATGTCGTGCATCTCGCGGGCGATTCGGTCGCGCTCGGCCGCTGCCGCGAGCTGCGCCTGCTGGTCCCGCTCGACGAGCAGCTGGCGGGAGCGGTCGATGATCGCCTCCAGATAGCGGCGTCGGCCGCCGACGTTGACGCCGATGAGCGCGGCGATGAGTCCCGGCACGGCCACCGAGAGGATCGCGTTGACCAGATCCTGCACGTCGAGGCGACCGGCGCCCAGCAGTGCGAGTCCGAGCACGGCCGTCGCCACGGCGCCGAGGCCGAGCCAGAGCCACGCCAGACGTGTCGCGCGATACACCGCGACCGAGTACACGGCGACCGCGAACATCAGCGACCCGGTCGCCGAAGTGCCCGCGAGAAGGGCGAGGTCGACGACCAGCGCCGCGACCAGCGCGGCGGTCGTGCGGGAGCGTCGCCACACCAGCGCGATGCACGCGCCGAGGATCAGCATCCCGAGCACGGCCGTCACCACGGGTGAGTGCGCGCCGTCACGCTGCTGCGCGGTGCTGCTCAGACCGAATGAGCCCAGCAGGCAGAACAGGGCGATCAGGATGTCTGCCAGGCGCGGATGCCGCGCCCAGAACCGCCGGATCACGCCGGGCGGACGCGGCAGCCGCAGTCCGTCGTCCGTGAGGACGTCCGAGCTGCGGCTGCGCGTTGACACGCTCACGACTCTACGTGCCGGTGCTGTCAGGCATCCCGCCCGCGCAATGCGGCCCACCCGGCGACGAGCGACGCCGCCGACCAGGCGCCGAGCGTCAGCCACGACTCGGCCGCGTTCAGGGCGGTCAGGTCGGAGGGCAGGATGGCACTGGGCGCAGCGGACGCCGGCAGGTAGTTCGCCGCGTCGATCAGCCAGGTGAGGTCGGGCAGGAAGGTGCCGACCAGGCTGAAGATCACGGGCAGCACGAAGATGATGCCGACCGTGACCGCGATCGCGCCGGCGCCCGAGCGCAGCAGGAAGCCGAGCCCCACGCCGATCAGCGAGAACAGCGACATGGTCGCGGAGGCGGCGAGGATCGGCACGATCACCGCTTCGGGCTTCGCCCACTCGAACGACGTGCCCGCGTCGGCGAGGATCGGCGTGACGATCAGCGCCGCGGCGAGGAAGATCACCAGCGACACGACGAAGAGGAACGCCGCGAGCACGGCCGCCTTCGCCACGAGAACCGAGCCGCGCACCGGGTTGGCGGTGAGGGTCGAGCGGATCATGCCGGTGGAGTACTCGCCGGTGACCGAGATCACCCCGAGGATGCCGGCGAGCAGCATCGTGAACTGCACAGGGGCGACGATCACCATGATCGGGTCGGGAAGACCCTCCGGCAGATTCGCCCCGAACAGCACGGCGATGCCGACGGTCAGCACCGCGACGATCGCGACCGACCACCACGTGCCGCGCACCGACAGCAGCTTGATGAGCTCGCTGCGCAGCTGCCTGCCGAGCGAGACGTGCGACGCGGTGGTGGGGATGTGTGTGGCGCGGGCCTGGATGGCGGTCATGCGCGGGCCTCCTGGAGAGGGGCGACGTCCTGCGGGACCTCGCGGGTGCGGTATTCGACGGCGTCGCCGGTGAGGGCGAGGTAGGCGTCTTCGAGCGAGCCGCTCGCGGGAGTCAGCTCGTGCACGGCGATGCCGCGGTCGGCGGCGATGTCGCCGATGCGGGATGCCGGGAGTCCGGTCACGTCGAGTGTGAAGCGGTCGGAGCTGGTGACCTCGACGTCGGTGCCTGCGATCGCGTCTGCGAGCTCGGCGGCGCGGGGGCTGCGCACGTGAACGCGCTCGGTGGTCCACGCGCGGACGAGGTCGGGCAGGGCCGCGTCGGCGAGCACCTTGCCGCGGCCGAGCACGATCACGTGGTCGGCGGTCTGCGCCATCTCGCTCATCAGGTGGCTGGAGAGCAGCACCGTGCGGCCTTCGGATGCCGCGTGGCGCACGAACTGGCGCACCCAGCGCACGCCCTCGGGGTCGAGGCCGTTCACCGGCTCGTCGAGGATGAGCGTGTGCGGGTCGCCGAGCAGTGCCGCGGCGATGCCGAGGCGCTGGCCCATGCCCAGCGAGAACCCGCCGGCGCGCTTGCGCGCCACCGAGCCGATCCCGGTGATCTCGATGACCTCGTCGACACGGGAAGAAGGGATGCCGTGGGTGGCGGCCATGGCCCGCAGGTGGTTGCGCGCGCTGCGGCCGGTGTGCACGGCTTTGGCGTCGAGCAGCACCCCGACCTCGGCGAGCGGCGCCTTGAGATCGGTGTAGCTCTGCCCGTTGATCATGACGCGGCCGGATGTCGGTCGGTCGAGACCGACGATCATGCGCATCGTCGTCGACTTGCCGGCGCCGTTCGGCCCCAGGAACCCCGTGACGCTGCCAGGACGCACCGTGAACGACACGTCGTCGACGGCGACCTTGTCTCCGTACCTCTTGCCGAGGCCCTCTGCTGTGATCATGCCTTCGACGCTATTTCCCTGGCGCATCCGCGCGCGTCCGCCTGCAGAGTGACTCTCGCCGGGGCGCGTCATCCCGTGGTACTACGTCACGGGTGTCTCGAGCGCGCCTGTCGGGCGTCTCTCTGTCGGGCGTCTCTCTGTCGGGCGTCTCGGTGTCGGGCGTCTCGGTCTCGAGCGCGCCTGTCGGGCGTCTCGGACCATCCGGCCCGCGCACGGCGTGTACTCGGCACACCGGGCGTACCGGCAGCGTGTCGTCCGAGATTCCCGACGCTCACCCGACAGTCGGACCCGCCGCGTAGCCACCACCCGCACCTTTGTTATGCTTGCCAAGCGCCTCCGGGCGCACGGGGCTGTAGTTCAATGGCAGAACTTCTGCTTCCCAAGCAGACAGCGCGGGTTCGATTCCCGTCAGCCCCTCCACAGTGACCACGCAGCGCGGCTGAGGCGCTTCTCGCGCGGCGCATCCGTCCGTCTCTATCCAGGGGTGACGGGATTGCGGACGAACCAGCTGCCGACCACCGCGACCAGCGAGATGACGGCTCCGACCAGGAAGGCGAACGAGACTCCGTACGCCTCCGCCGGGATCTGCCCGGCACCGGATGCCATCGATCGAGCCGTCCCGATGCCGAGCACCGTCACGAACAGCGCGGTGCCGATCGCTCCGGCGACCTGCTGGACGGTGCCGATCGTCGCGGAGCCGTGCGAGTACAGCTTCGGCCCGAGAGATCCGAGCGCCGAGGTCATCAACGGCGTCATCATGAAGGCGACCCCCACCGAGAGCCCCACGTGCCCGAGCATGACGAGCACCGGAGGCGTGCTCTCCGAGAGCCTCGTCATCGCCCACAGCACCGAGCTGGCGAGCATCGCCCCGGGGATCACGAGCGGCCGGGGCCCGAACCTGTCGAAGAGGCGCCCGACGAGCGGGGCGATGAGTCCCATCACCAGGCCGCCGGGGAGCAGCAGCAGACCAGTGGTCACCGAGTCGACGCGCAGGACGTTCTGCAGATAGATCGGCAGCAGCATGATCGATCCGAACATCGCCGCCATCATCACCATCACCAGGATCACGGCGAGCGCGAACGGCCGGGAGCGGAAGACGCGCAGGTCGAGGAGTGCCCGCTCGGTGCGCTGCAGCATGAGCTGTCGCCAGATGAACAGCGCGAGGCCGACGATGCCGGCTGCCAGGGCGATCGACCCGGCGGTGCGCGACGTGTCGGTTCCTGCACCCAGTGCGCTGAATCCGTAGACGAGACCGCCGAAGGCGACCGCAGTGAGCGGCAGAGAGAGCAGGTCGAGCGGAGCGCTGCTGTGCGCTCCGATGTTGCGCAGCAGCAAGGCTCCGGCGGCGAGCATCAGCAGGGCGACCGGGAGGATCGTCCAGAACAGGAACTGCCAAGACAGGCTGTTCAGGATGAATCCGGACAGCGTGGGACCGAGCGCGGGGGCGACTGCCATCACGATCGTGATCCGTCCCATGAACCGCCCGCGCTCATGCGCGGGCACGAGGGTCATGATCGTCGTCATCAGCAGAGGCATCATGATCGCCGTGCCGGAGGCCTGGATCACCCGCGCGATCAGCAGCACCGTGAAGTCAGGGGCGAGCGCGCCGAGCAGCGTGCCCGCGCTGAAGGCCGTCATCGCCGCCAGGAAGACCTGCCTGGTCGTGAACCGCTGAAGCAGGTACCCGGTGGTCGGGATCACCACGGCCATGGTGAGCATGAACGCCGTGGTGGTCCACTGAGCGAGATTCAGAGAGACGCCGAGGTCGGTCACGAGGTGCGGGATGGCGACGCCCATCACCGTCTCGTTGAGCATGGTGGCGAAGGCCGCACCCAGCAGCAGCCAGATCGCGGCCTTGCCCGATGTGCGGGAGGGGCCGGTG
It encodes:
- a CDS encoding ABC transporter ATP-binding protein, with amino-acid sequence MITAEGLGKRYGDKVAVDDVSFTVRPGSVTGFLGPNGAGKSTTMRMIVGLDRPTSGRVMINGQSYTDLKAPLAEVGVLLDAKAVHTGRSARNHLRAMAATHGIPSSRVDEVIEITGIGSVARKRAGGFSLGMGQRLGIAAALLGDPHTLILDEPVNGLDPEGVRWVRQFVRHAASEGRTVLLSSHLMSEMAQTADHVIVLGRGKVLADAALPDLVRAWTTERVHVRSPRAAELADAIAGTDVEVTSSDRFTLDVTGLPASRIGDIAADRGIAVHELTPASGSLEDAYLALTGDAVEYRTREVPQDVAPLQEARA
- a CDS encoding ABC transporter permease subunit, whose product is MTAIQARATHIPTTASHVSLGRQLRSELIKLLSVRGTWWSVAIVAVLTVGIAVLFGANLPEGLPDPIMVIVAPVQFTMLLAGILGVISVTGEYSTGMIRSTLTANPVRGSVLVAKAAVLAAFLFVVSLVIFLAAALIVTPILADAGTSFEWAKPEAVIVPILAASATMSLFSLIGVGLGFLLRSGAGAIAVTVGIIFVLPVIFSLVGTFLPDLTWLIDAANYLPASAAPSAILPSDLTALNAAESWLTLGAWSAASLVAGWAALRGRDA
- a CDS encoding histidine kinase encodes the protein MSTRSRSSDVLTDDGLRLPRPPGVIRRFWARHPRLADILIALFCLLGSFGLSSTAQQRDGAHSPVVTAVLGMLILGACIALVWRRSRTTAALVAALVVDLALLAGTSATGSLMFAVAVYSVAVYRATRLAWLWLGLGAVATAVLGLALLGAGRLDVQDLVNAILSVAVPGLIAALIGVNVGGRRRYLEAIIDRSRQLLVERDQQAQLAAAAERDRIAREMHDIVSHSLTVVVALSEGAAATDDRSRSRDASLAAARTARSALAEMRSMLGVLRDGDPHAPLAPSSRSAPPRRWPPPGMQDSPHLWPFAVNRTPRRRCVSPSDASCRRASPTPSATRRGPPRSTCASTMTRRPW
- a CDS encoding response regulator, which codes for MTEPIRLLLVDDQALIRLGFRMVLDAEADLEVVGEAGDGAEAIARAATLRPDVVLMDVRMPGIDGIAATDAIVRSHPDTRVLVLTTFDLDEYAFAAIRAGASGFLLKDAERHELLSAVRAVHRGDGVLAPRVTRALLDRVSGQLDAGGPASGAVADPTAELTEREREVFAAIAQGLTNGEIAERFFLSESTVKTHVGRVLAKLGARDRIHLVILAYEAGVV
- a CDS encoding MDR family MFS transporter is translated as MTLPSEATGPSRTSGKAAIWLLLGAAFATMLNETVMGVAIPHLVTDLGVSLNLAQWTTTAFMLTMAVVIPTTGYLLQRFTTRQVFLAAMTAFSAGTLLGALAPDFTVLLIARVIQASGTAIMMPLLMTTIMTLVPAHERGRFMGRITIVMAVAPALGPTLSGFILNSLSWQFLFWTILPVALLMLAAGALLLRNIGAHSSAPLDLLSLPLTAVAFGGLVYGFSALGAGTDTSRTAGSIALAAGIVGLALFIWRQLMLQRTERALLDLRVFRSRPFALAVILVMVMMAAMFGSIMLLPIYLQNVLRVDSVTTGLLLLPGGLVMGLIAPLVGRLFDRFGPRPLVIPGAMLASSVLWAMTRLSESTPPVLVMLGHVGLSVGVAFMMTPLMTSALGSLGPKLYSHGSATIGTVQQVAGAIGTALFVTVLGIGTARSMASGAGQIPAEAYGVSFAFLVGAVISLVAVVGSWFVRNPVTPG